The genomic stretch GGATGATTAAACTTTATTTTTTGCATTCCTGAAATGACCTGAAAAGTGGTAAACTTTCCTCAGGAATGGGTGGCAGGTTTCACCAGGAATCAGTGGCAGTTTTGTTCAGGAATGGGTGGCAGGTTTGGGCAGGAATCTACAGTATTGGGTTTTTCGCTTTTTTTTATTGTAGATATGAAGGTTTAATGGTGACATTTTGCCATTAATTAAAGTTTGTAGATTAGCAAACGAAGCCGGGAATTGCTTTATTCTCCAGCTGAGAAAATTGCACATTCGCAGATTCAAATGGAAATAAACATTTTGAGCGATGCGGTAATTCTAACAATTCGTAGATGAAATAGGGGAAAGGTGATTTTAAAAACCCCAATATCTTCCGCCTGAAATGTCAGTGCAGAAATTAAAGACAGTGCTATGCTCAGTGGCGGCGGTTCCGGTGGCGGTGGTGACTAAATTGGTCAGCAACGAAAAGTGAAGCTCCCCGCCCACAGGGCGGGGCTTCCCGGTAAGGAATAATGTTTGTTTTATATTGCGCCCCTTACCCCGCCTACAAGGCGGGGCTTGCGGGTGCGCTCCCGGTCAAAGGGGAAAGGTAACAGAAAAAACGGAAACAAATACTTTAAAATCATCTGCCTTTAAGATAGCTTTTCAGATCCCTATAGTAATTTTCATGTGGTCCGATCATAATCAATTCTAGACCGTCGATAAAGAATCTATAGGCCAAAAGATACAGATCCCCCTTGATCTTGAATTTATGCACATGAACTCCTCGAAGTTCGCCTTTCTTCTCAGATCCGACTGAAGGATTCTCTATAATTTTCTGAATCTCTTCATCTAATTTCTTTTTTTGGCCTTTTGTAAATTTTTTGACTTTTCGTTCAAAGGATCGAGATTGTAAGATCTTCATGAGCAATTATCCGAATCTGTATTCTGAAGATTCACCCTGTTCCAGTTCCACAAGGCCGATCAAAATTTCCTTTATCAAGATATAGGTTAAATCAGGGTTTTCTTCTGCACATTTACCGATTCGTGCCCAATGTTCAATCTGACCGGTGACGGATCGTTTATCAATTTTACTATATATTTTAGCCTCCCTGACTAAATCTTCGGATACTCTAACTGCAGTAGCCATATTAATAATCCTCCTCAATTTACTTGCTATAGCAATATGCCACAATTCATTGCATATTGCAACATGATATCTGGCTTAGTTAAGACACTTTTGAGAGGCAAATATAGAGGTCACCGGGAGACGGTTTTATCGGGGATCGGGTGTCGGGTATCGTCCGACGCACCCCGCAACCCCACGCGAAGCGCTTTCGCGGGTCGGGTTGAGTGGCGGGTCAGGCATTAAATCAAGTTATTGACGAATTTTGTGATAGTATCAGGCTACTCCCGCATCCATCTTTTTATTTTGGGTACTTCTTCAGAATCCCATTTGGGAGTGAGGCGTTTGTTGAGAAAGAAAGAAAAAAGTTTTTCCATCATTCCGAGAGCGGTTTCTGTGAGATAAATTCTTTCAAGGATCCTCCCCTCTTTCTCCATCTCTTCCTCATTCATGTTCAATGTAGCTGGCAGCTTCATGGTTTGAATATGAAAACTGTCTGCCTTGAATGTAAATTCACATTCATTAGATTCGATGCCGAGCTTTATCCGCGCTTCTTTTATCTTTTTGCCTTTACGCAGGGCGGCTTTCCCCTCCTTGAGATCTGAATATATTCCACTGCATGCCACTGTTTCTGAATATTGGCCTTCTCCGGACGCAAGAACCATTTTCTGGGCGAATACAATTCCAATATCCCCCACGTCCGGTACCATTACTGTACCCTCTCTTTCCTCGCTTTTGAACCAGAGCCATGTCAGAAATTCTCTTCCGAGGAATGAAAGGTCTGCTGTCGATGTGTTCATTTTTACCTCTACCGGTCAGATTATACAAGTTGTGTGCTATTAACGGAAAGGATACGTTCTGCCATGTGTGAGTCCATATATTTCGTATCCCATGGAACAAAGGGCCGCAAAGTTAGTTTAAAGGTATTCTTGAACAGATCCTCAAAGTCCTCCCTCACCTTTTCTGAAAGCGATCCGAACAGAAGCCACCCCTCGGATACATTCCAGCAGATCTCATGAAATGATGGAACAGGCGGAGTTTGACGCATGAGGGAAAGATGCATTCTCTCCCTGATCTCGTTACGCTCTTCCCGGTAAATTTTGCCCTTGCCTCTTTCCGCGATGAGCTTTCTTTCCTCTTCGAGGACTTTTAACTTTAGCAATGCAGGGGATACAACCTTACGGTCGATTCTGAGAGAGAAGATTAGATAATCGGCTATCAGATAATTTGCGTATTCGAACTTCGTGTCCAGAACATTTTCAAGACTTGTCCAGCCAACAGATTTTTCACCTTCCCCCATCGATAGGTCACGAAAGGCAAAACGCTTGATCTGCTTGTCGATGAAGTTTTTGAAATTGTCCGGCAGGCTGCCGATTACACGATATTTTGATACTGTTACAGTTCCTTTTATTAAACCCATAATTTCCTTCCATGCATTTGATTGAAGGGAGAACCTATCGCACTCGCGGTTTTCTTGTCAAGTTTATATGACTTTTTAAGCTGTATTGCTACCCTACTTTGGCATGGTACAGGCGGAGGCTGTTCATTACTACGGAAATACTGCTGAATGCCATCGCGAACGCCGCCAGGATCGGATGAAGCTGCCTCAAGAAGCCCGGAAAAATCTCAAAGGGCTGTAAAATACCCGCCGCAACCGGAATGAGTACGATGTTGTAAAAAAAGGCCCAGAAGAGGTTCTGCTTGACCGTATTCATCGTTGCCCTGCTGAGCCTTATAGCCCTCGATACGCCGGTCAGATCGCCGCTCGAAAGGATTACGTCCCCCGTCTCAATTGCTACATCCGTGCCTGTTCCTATAGCAATACCGACATTTGCCTGGGCAAGGGCGGGTGCGTCATTAATCCCGTCTCCCACCATTCCCACAAGGCGGCCATCTTCTTGAAGTTCCTTAACTTTGGATGACTTTGCTTCGGGGCGCACTTCTGCCAGGACATCATCTATATGAACCTCGGAAGCTATAGTCTTCGCGGTTTGAAGGTTATCTCCCGTCAGCATGATTACCTTGAGCTTTTGAGCGTGAAGCTCTTCTATAGCCTTTTTGGATTCAGGTCTCAGGGTGTCCGATAGGGCGATCAATCCCGACAACTTCTCCCCTTCTGTCAGAACCATGACAGTCTTGCCTCCTGACTGAAGGCGTTCGACTTCACGTTCCGCTTTTCCGATATCAATTCCGAGTTCCCGGAACCATTCGGGTTTTCCGAGTCTCACATAATTGCCGTTCAGCCGAGCCTCGACGCCAAGTCCGCTGTAGGCCTTAAAGTGTTCCGGCTTCCAGAGGTCGATGTTCCTTGTTTTTGCTTCATTTACAACTGCCTTACCGAGGGGGTGTTCCGATCCTTTTTCGACAGACGCCGCGAGTTTCAACAAATCATCTTCAGTTTTGAGAGCCGGATCAAAGAGAACGATGTTTGTTACCGAAGGTTTCCCGACTGTAATGGTTCCGGTTTTGTCCAGCACAATTGTATCGAGCTTTGTTGCCATTTCAAGGGCTTCGCTGTTTTTAAACAGGATCCCTCTTTCCGCGGCTTTCCCGGTTCCGGCCATTATTGCCGTGGGGGTTGCGAGACCGAGCGCGCAGGGACAGGCAACAACAAGAACCGCTACCAGCCTTATCATGGAAGGAACAAATTCACCCGTTATAGTCCACCACACGGCAAACGTTATGAAAGCTATCGCGATGACGGCCGGTACAAACACTGCGGCTACCCGGTCAGCAATTGCCTGTATCGGGGCTTTGCTCCCTTGGGCTTCCTGAACCAGCCGTATGATCTGCGCTAAGACGGTCTCTTTTCCGACACGGTCTGCCCTGAACTTTAAAAGGCCCTCTCCATTTATCGTTCCACCAACAACTTCATCGTTCACCGCCTTATCAACAGGCAGGGGTTCACCTGTCAACATAGACTCGTCTACCGTGGATTCTCCTTCGAGAACGACACCATCAACGGGAACCCTCTCCCCCGGACGGACGATAATAATATCACCTGCCTTGATCGCCGTTAAGGGGATCTCCTTTTCAATGTCATCCTGGATAACCGTCGCGGTTTTCGGCTGAAGGCCTATAAGTTTTCGGATTGCACCGCCCGTCTTGCCCTTTGTGCGGGCTTCGAGCAGTTTACCCAGCTTGATCAGAGTAATGATGACGGCAGATGTTTCAAAATATACATGATCGCCGAGAAACGGAAAGACTAAAACGAAAAGAGAATAGACATACGCTACCGTTGAGCCCATCGCCACAAGGACATCCATGTTCGCGCTTCTGTTTCGAAGACTCTTGAAACCGCCCACATAATAATCCCATCCCGTATAAAACTGAACAGGTGTGGCCAACCCTAAAAAAAGCCAGTTTACCCATACTGCGTGGCTCCAAATACCGAGCAGGTTAAAATCACGTCCCATGCTGAGAAGAAAGAGTGGGAGTGTAAACAAAACACCAACTGCAAACTTGTATGTTTGATCCTTAATCTCAGCATTCCGTGCAGCCTCCTCGGCATCCTCTTCTTCCAGGATATCATCGGGTGATATGGCACCATAGCCCGCCTTTTCGATTGCCGAGATGATATCGTCAACACTTGAAACCGAAGGAACGTATTCGACCGATAAACGCTCCGTGGCAAAATTAACCGATGCTTTAACAACACCGGGCACATTCTTGCCTACCGCCTTTTCAATGTTCATTGCGCAGTTGGCACAGGTCATACCGGTAACGGGAAACTCGACTTTTGCTGTTGGGACATTGTAACCAAGGTTTTGTATTTTCTTGAGGATATCCTTTATGCCGAGTTTCTTCGAATCAAAAGTGACGGTCGCCTGGCCGGATGCGAAATTCATAATTATATCATCAATACCCTCCATCTTTTTCGCGCCCCGTTCAATATTGAGTGCACAGTTGGCACACGTCATCCCGGTAACCGGAAAGATGATTTTCTGTTCAGGCATGGAATGTACCTCCGGCTTCAACCTCCACCCAACTATCTGGCTACTCTTTCTAAAAAGATCCGGAGAAGCTGGGTCTTAAGGTGGTATTGATCTCCGGCGTTGTCGAATATGGCGGCAGAGAAGGTGTAGTCTTTGCCGGGAACGAACTGCACGTCTGTATTATGTCCTGTGTTCAGGGAACGCTTGAATATCACAGTCCAGAAACCATCTTTGTATATGCCGTATGCTTCAATATCGGCCCTGTCCCCCGTCGGGGTTTTCAGAACGTAGGCCGGCAATCTATCGCCGGACTTAAAGCGGCTATCGTTAAAGGGCTTTGCTTCCGGGGCAAACAAAAACGGAGAGGCTTCCGTACCATCTGCAAACATGAAGGCCGGAGAGGCGCCATCCTTTTTCTTGTTGTCTTTGTATGCCGATTCCCCGGGATCATTTTTGCGTTTTTCCTGGTCTAAATACTGATCATCGGCAAAGCCTACGGGGTTTGTCCGGACTGCTTTCCAGTGCCAGACATCGGCGAGACCGCCGATATATCTGGTAGACATAATAGCTTTGTAAGGATCTTTTGGATCCGTGTGACATAATACCATACAGCCTCTGCCCTGGGAAAAGCCGATCATAGAATCGCCAATTTCCCAGATAAAGCCGAGTCTGTCCTCGTCATCCATGGAATGCTTCCACGAACCATCTTCCTGTTTCACCCACATTTTTTTGTTAACGCTTTTTGTGTAGTCCGGCCATGTGGCATAGATATAGATATTTTTATTTGTGTACACCGATTTAAGTTCCAGGGTGTTGTGAATACCCATCAGCTCCGGTACGCCCATGGGCATCAACCTCACGTAAATGCCGCTTACAGAGTACCAGGTGCTGTCAATGGTTTTCATCGATATCTCCCGGGAAATATATTTTGATATTAAATCGTAATTGAACGGGGCATGACGGCCCATCATTCCCATTCCCCTGCCCCCCATCTGACCGAAACATGGAGCGGCAGAGCAGATGACCATGCTTACAAGCATTACGGAAACAAGAATTGAAGTAATTTTTTTCATGATGTCCCTCCTGTTTTTAAAATCTTCTAAATTTTACACCAAGCGCTCCCGGTCAATTATCGCTGCAAAACCAGAGCGGTTCGTACTGGAAGATATAGAGCGATGTAATGTCGCTGCCTGGCAGAAGATGTGTCGGGAATTGTGAAATGATGTTGGTGCGGGTTCAAACGACCATGTCCCCCGTATTTTTGTGCATCACTATCGAGTATCATTTTATATTTTCCCGGGGGGGCTTCAAAACGATAGTTAAAATGGGAGCACGTGGAATGGAAATTAAACACAAACAAAAGATCTCCTCTTTCGAATGCAATCACCTTGTCATCCGAGTGCTCGAATAAAAGGCGAGGTTGCGAAAATTCGGTAAGATGGAACAGTTTGGCAATTTCAATCATGTCTCTATCAAAACGTGCAAGAAAATGATATTTCAGGTTAGGATCACTTTCAAGATGCCACTGACGGCGTGCGTAGCGGTATGACCATGAGTTTCCTTCTCGTGGAAAATCAATCCATTCGGGGTGTCCAAATTCGTTACCCATAAAATTGAGATAGCCTTTATCTGCCGTAGCCAGCGTAATAAGACGGATAAGCTTGTGCAGGGCTATGCCCCGGTTGACCCTGTGATTCTCATCCGACACAGTCATGTGATCGTACATATCCGATCCTATAAGACGGAAGATAAGTGTCTGGTCACCAACAAGAGCCTGGTCATGGGATTCTGTATAGCTGATAGTCTTTTCGCCCCTTCTGCGGTTATTCAGTTCAAACCATAGATGACCCATGGACCACTTTTCATCCGGCACATCCTTGGTCAGACGGATCCAATAGTCAGGAACCCCCATGGCCAAACGGTAGTCAAAACCGACACCACCCTCAGAGTGCCGGACGGCCAGTCCCGGCATACCGCTGATGTCCTCGGCGATGGTAACAGCATCGGGACGCACATCATGGATGAGTTTATTGGCCAGGGCCAGATAGGTGAGAGCGTCTTCGTCCACAGTGTCGTCATAATAATAATCATCATAAGAGGTGAAGGCTTTGCCTAAACCGTGATGGTGGTACAGCATACTGGTAACACCGTCGAAACGGAAACCGTCAAATCGGTATTCGTCGAGCCAAAAGCGGCAATTGGAAAGAAGAAAATGAAGAACCTGTAGCTTTCCGTAGTCGAAGCACCGGGAGTCCCAGGCCTCGTGAAGACCACGCGGCCCATCATGAAAATACTGGTAAAGCGTACCGTCGAAGCGACTTAAGCCCTCTACCTCGTTATTCACGGCATGGGAATGGATAAGATCCATGATCACCCGGAGACCGGCGGCATGGGCAGTATCGATCAGTTCCTTAAGGTCTTCAGGCGTTCCGAACCGGGACGAGGCAGCAAAAAAGCTCGAAACATGGTAGCCGAAAGACGCGTAGTAGGGATGCTCCGGTATTGCCATAAGCTGAAGTGTGTTATAGCCGCTTGCAATGATACGCGGAAGAGTCTGTTTGGTGAATTCTTGATAGGAACCGACCTTCTCTTCTTCCTGAGCCATGCCCACGTGGGATTCATAGATAAAAAGGGGGCCTGACGGACACCGAAAATCATCGCACTGCCATTCATAGGGGGAAGACGGGCGCCAGACCTGGGCATTGAAGATCAGAGTCTTGGGGTCCTGTATCACTCGTCTCGCATATGCCGGGATGCGGTCTCCTTCTCCGGCATTCCAGTGAACACGAAGTCGATATAGATCCCCGTGCCCCAATGCCTTTGCAGGCAAGCGGATTTCCCACACCCCCTCCTCATTGATACGCTCCAGGGCGAATGCTTTTTTCTCCTTCCAGTCGGTCATATCTCCCACAAGAAAAACAGCGGTGGCGTTGGGCGCCCATTCTCGAAAAATCCATTCGTTTCCCCGGAAATGCAGGCCGAAGTATTCGTGACCGAAAGCAAAATCAGATAAACTTTCTTCTGCCGGAGTCAGTTGTTTTTTTCTCTCTATGGTTCGTAATATACGTCGCCTCAGGATTTTTTCATAAGGCTTCAATAAGGGATCTTTTTTTATAAGACTCTGAACCTGATCATTTATCATTGCTTTAAAAGGTCTCTATCTGTATTATTTCTTCAATACACTATCTGAAATCCTGTTTTCTGTTCTGTTATTTCTACCACAATAACCGCCATCTGTATATTGATTATCAAACAAGTTTTTAGTTTCGTTTACTGTTTATTTTTGTTATGAGTTAGCAAACTTTTTTATAAGCTTAAATAAATCATCCCGCCCAGAGGGCGGGGCAGCTAAAGGATACCTTGTGCGATGATCAGAGTGGATTTTAACAAATATCCTGATATTAACACCTTATCAAAAAATGAATGGCTTGATACCAATGGCCTCGGTGGTTACGCCTCCAGTACCATTTCAAACTGTCATTCCCGAAAATACCATGGATTACTGGTTTCAAACCTTGACATCCCCGGGGGAAGATTTGTTCTTCTGTCAAAACTGGAAGATTCTGTCATTGTCTATGGAAAGGAGTTTTTCCTGTCGGTCCATAAATATCCTATGGAGGTTTTCCCCCGTGATCATCAGCATCTGGAACAGTTCACGCAAGACCTGTGCCCCCGGTTCACCTACCGAATAGGGGAAATTATCCTTCATAAAGAATTGATGCTCGTCCATGGTAAAAATACACTTCTTATCAGATACTATTTTGAAAATGCGCCGTTTCCCGTTCTGCTGAGATTAAAACCGCTCCTGGCTTACAGGGGCATCCATGAGCTTACAGGTGAAAACGATTTTCTCAGATCCGACACATACAGCCTTGAAAATGGTTTTTCTATCTCCCCTTACGAGGGTATGCCGGATATCTACTTTCAGATGAATGAGAAAAGCCGGTTTCATCCATCTTTGCAATGGTATAAAAATTTCGAGTACCTGGAAGAAAGAGACAGGGGGTTCCCTTACCAGGAAGACCTGTTCATGCCCGGCAAATTAGAATGCAGCATGTCTCATGAAAAAGAGATCATACTCTGTGTATCGTTAAATAAAACTCATAACGGAATCGCCAGTCTCTGGAAAAAGGAATCAGGCAGAAGAAAAAAGCCCGGAAAAAAGACCGGCAGGAAGAGTGATCTTGAAAAAAAGCTTAATTCCTCAGCCCGGCACTTTATTATAAAGAACCGGAAAGGCAGGTCGTCTGTAGTCGCCGGATACCACTGGTTTTACGAATGGGGAAGAGACACGCTGATTAGCCTCCCCGGTCTTACCTTCTATACTGGTAGAATCGAAGAAGGGGTAGAGATACTTCAGAATATTGCCGAACTCAGGAAGGATGGCCTTATTCCCAACTGTCTGTCTGAAAAAGACGAACACAGATCCTATAACTCTGCGGATGCGTCTCTATGGTATTTCTGGTGTGTTCAGGAATATTTAAAAAAAACCGGTGACCTGGGTTTCGTAAAAAGATCTTTTTGGCCTGTCTTAATCGATATTATTACAAACTACTACCACGGCACACCGGAACACATCAGCCTGTTAGATAATGGTCTACTAAGAGCAGGAACCCATCTCACCCAATTAACCTGGATGGATGCGATGGCACATGGTATTCCGGTAACACCGAGAAATGGTTGCCCTGTGGAAATCAATGCCCTGTGGTTCAATGCCCTCTGCTTCACACGCGAACTTTCCGAAGAGTTTGACATTAAAGTAGAGTTTGACATTAATAGAGCAATACAGAAGATAAGCGATTCTTTCATTCGCTGTTTCTGGATCGAAAATAAAAATTGCCTCGCAGATTTATATATGCCTGATACCGAAACACGGGATGAATCTGTTAGGCCAAACCAGGTATTTGCCGCCTCCCTGCCTTACAGTACGTTAAGTAAACACAAAATGCTGATGGTCGTTAAAAAGGTTACTGAAGAGCTTCTCACACCTTATGGTCTTCGTACGCTATCACCCTTTGATTCACGGTATCGCGGAACGTATAGCGGTTCCCCGGAACAGCGGGATTCTTCATATCATCAGGGAACCGTCTGGCCATGGCTGTCAGGCCACTACGGTGAAGCATTATTGAAATCTTCGGAAAATAGAAGCGTTGCAAAGAAACAGCTTAAAAATATACTGAAAAACATGGAAGAACATCTTCTTGACGCAGGCCTGGGTCATATCTCCGAGATATTCAGCGGAGACTACCCTCATGATCCATGTGGCTGCATTGCCCAGGCATGGAGTGCCGCAGAAATCATACGGTTGTGTAACTTAATATTATGAAAGTATTGATGTTTGGATGGGAATTTCCACCTCATATCGGCGGCGGACTGGGGACGGCCAGTTTGGGATTGACGGAAGGGCTGACAGGACACGAAGTCGAAATTGCGTTTGTTATGCCCGGTAGGGGAAAATACCATAAAACATCTCATGTTCAATTTATAGACAGCACAGATTTTCAATTCAATAATGGTGAAGCCGGCAGAATCAAAGACCTCAAAATCGAGGCTATCGATTCCCTTTTGATGCCCTATATGACTGAAGAGTCGTACAGAAAAAATCTAAAGGAGGTTACGGATAAATCAGGGGGCGGTTTCGGATCACCCTTATTAGAGTTTTCAGGCTACTATGGCCCGGATATTTTTTCTGAGGT from Syntrophales bacterium encodes the following:
- a CDS encoding heavy metal translocating P-type ATPase, with translation MPEQKIIFPVTGMTCANCALNIERGAKKMEGIDDIIMNFASGQATVTFDSKKLGIKDILKKIQNLGYNVPTAKVEFPVTGMTCANCAMNIEKAVGKNVPGVVKASVNFATERLSVEYVPSVSSVDDIISAIEKAGYGAISPDDILEEEDAEEAARNAEIKDQTYKFAVGVLFTLPLFLLSMGRDFNLLGIWSHAVWVNWLFLGLATPVQFYTGWDYYVGGFKSLRNRSANMDVLVAMGSTVAYVYSLFVLVFPFLGDHVYFETSAVIITLIKLGKLLEARTKGKTGGAIRKLIGLQPKTATVIQDDIEKEIPLTAIKAGDIIIVRPGERVPVDGVVLEGESTVDESMLTGEPLPVDKAVNDEVVGGTINGEGLLKFRADRVGKETVLAQIIRLVQEAQGSKAPIQAIADRVAAVFVPAVIAIAFITFAVWWTITGEFVPSMIRLVAVLVVACPCALGLATPTAIMAGTGKAAERGILFKNSEALEMATKLDTIVLDKTGTITVGKPSVTNIVLFDPALKTEDDLLKLAASVEKGSEHPLGKAVVNEAKTRNIDLWKPEHFKAYSGLGVEARLNGNYVRLGKPEWFRELGIDIGKAEREVERLQSGGKTVMVLTEGEKLSGLIALSDTLRPESKKAIEELHAQKLKVIMLTGDNLQTAKTIASEVHIDDVLAEVRPEAKSSKVKELQEDGRLVGMVGDGINDAPALAQANVGIAIGTGTDVAIETGDVILSSGDLTGVSRAIRLSRATMNTVKQNLFWAFFYNIVLIPVAAGILQPFEIFPGFLRQLHPILAAFAMAFSSISVVMNSLRLYHAKVG
- a CDS encoding glycogen/starch synthase, whose translation is MKVLMFGWEFPPHIGGGLGTASLGLTEGLTGHEVEIAFVMPGRGKYHKTSHVQFIDSTDFQFNNGEAGRIKDLKIEAIDSLLMPYMTEESYRKNLKEVTDKSGGGFGSPLLEFSGYYGPDIFSEVYRYSQVARTIAVQHQPYDIIHAHD
- a CDS encoding ethylbenzene dehydrogenase-related protein — protein: MKKITSILVSVMLVSMVICSAAPCFGQMGGRGMGMMGRHAPFNYDLISKYISREISMKTIDSTWYSVSGIYVRLMPMGVPELMGIHNTLELKSVYTNKNIYIYATWPDYTKSVNKKMWVKQEDGSWKHSMDDEDRLGFIWEIGDSMIGFSQGRGCMVLCHTDPKDPYKAIMSTRYIGGLADVWHWKAVRTNPVGFADDQYLDQEKRKNDPGESAYKDNKKKDGASPAFMFADGTEASPFLFAPEAKPFNDSRFKSGDRLPAYVLKTPTGDRADIEAYGIYKDGFWTVIFKRSLNTGHNTDVQFVPGKDYTFSAAIFDNAGDQYHLKTQLLRIFLERVAR
- a CDS encoding type II toxin-antitoxin system RelE/ParE family toxin, whose product is MKILQSRSFERKVKKFTKGQKKKLDEEIQKIIENPSVGSEKKGELRGVHVHKFKIKGDLYLLAYRFFIDGLELIMIGPHENYYRDLKSYLKGR
- a CDS encoding alpha amylase C-terminal domain-containing protein, with protein sequence MINDQVQSLIKKDPLLKPYEKILRRRILRTIERKKQLTPAEESLSDFAFGHEYFGLHFRGNEWIFREWAPNATAVFLVGDMTDWKEKKAFALERINEEGVWEIRLPAKALGHGDLYRLRVHWNAGEGDRIPAYARRVIQDPKTLIFNAQVWRPSSPYEWQCDDFRCPSGPLFIYESHVGMAQEEEKVGSYQEFTKQTLPRIIASGYNTLQLMAIPEHPYYASFGYHVSSFFAASSRFGTPEDLKELIDTAHAAGLRVIMDLIHSHAVNNEVEGLSRFDGTLYQYFHDGPRGLHEAWDSRCFDYGKLQVLHFLLSNCRFWLDEYRFDGFRFDGVTSMLYHHHGLGKAFTSYDDYYYDDTVDEDALTYLALANKLIHDVRPDAVTIAEDISGMPGLAVRHSEGGVGFDYRLAMGVPDYWIRLTKDVPDEKWSMGHLWFELNNRRRGEKTISYTESHDQALVGDQTLIFRLIGSDMYDHMTVSDENHRVNRGIALHKLIRLITLATADKGYLNFMGNEFGHPEWIDFPREGNSWSYRYARRQWHLESDPNLKYHFLARFDRDMIEIAKLFHLTEFSQPRLLFEHSDDKVIAFERGDLLFVFNFHSTCSHFNYRFEAPPGKYKMILDSDAQKYGGHGRLNPHQHHFTIPDTSSARQRHYIALYLPVRTALVLQR
- a CDS encoding amylo-alpha-1,6-glucosidase, producing MIRVDFNKYPDINTLSKNEWLDTNGLGGYASSTISNCHSRKYHGLLVSNLDIPGGRFVLLSKLEDSVIVYGKEFFLSVHKYPMEVFPRDHQHLEQFTQDLCPRFTYRIGEIILHKELMLVHGKNTLLIRYYFENAPFPVLLRLKPLLAYRGIHELTGENDFLRSDTYSLENGFSISPYEGMPDIYFQMNEKSRFHPSLQWYKNFEYLEERDRGFPYQEDLFMPGKLECSMSHEKEIILCVSLNKTHNGIASLWKKESGRRKKPGKKTGRKSDLEKKLNSSARHFIIKNRKGRSSVVAGYHWFYEWGRDTLISLPGLTFYTGRIEEGVEILQNIAELRKDGLIPNCLSEKDEHRSYNSADASLWYFWCVQEYLKKTGDLGFVKRSFWPVLIDIITNYYHGTPEHISLLDNGLLRAGTHLTQLTWMDAMAHGIPVTPRNGCPVEINALWFNALCFTRELSEEFDIKVEFDINRAIQKISDSFIRCFWIENKNCLADLYMPDTETRDESVRPNQVFAASLPYSTLSKHKMLMVVKKVTEELLTPYGLRTLSPFDSRYRGTYSGSPEQRDSSYHQGTVWPWLSGHYGEALLKSSENRSVAKKQLKNILKNMEEHLLDAGLGHISEIFSGDYPHDPCGCIAQAWSAAEIIRLCNLIL
- the rdgC gene encoding recombination-associated protein RdgC translates to MGLIKGTVTVSKYRVIGSLPDNFKNFIDKQIKRFAFRDLSMGEGEKSVGWTSLENVLDTKFEYANYLIADYLIFSLRIDRKVVSPALLKLKVLEEERKLIAERGKGKIYREERNEIRERMHLSLMRQTPPVPSFHEICWNVSEGWLLFGSLSEKVREDFEDLFKNTFKLTLRPFVPWDTKYMDSHMAERILSVNSTQLV